The sequence ATGCCGatgctcgttcccttcttgaaggcgtcgttgcGACTCTCACTACCCGTCGTGTTGCTCCGGGGAAAACTCTGATCCTtgggtcgggcggtggcggcgcttcgGTGTCATAACCTTCCTGTAggcaccgccttggagcccacggtgCGTCGTATGTAGCTTCTTCTCTTCGCGGTGGCGTGTCCACGGTTGAGGCCCCCGATGgctcttgtagtgctaggggtggtgttgctgcgttcagcgcctatgtatcctgccttgaTGTGTGCGTATATATTGATGGCGGGTGTTGTACTGAGTTGTTGGTGAtctgtgctttatatataaaacgggaCGAAAGACTTTTTTGATAAAGACGCGATTATAGCTCTAGTTCGTTCGCATGTATTAAAGCATGTGTGATTCAAAAAATAACTATTTCAATAAGGAAAGACGCGATAATGAACGAGAGACACGATTATAGCTCATGGCAACTCTAGAAATTTTTTGTATTCCAATAACTATTCAAACTTAAAACTGAAGCAACTTTTGCCCTAAAAGACGCATCAAAGGATAAAAAATTACATAGTTCTACCACGTACAGACAATTACCtctccttttttttaaaaaaaaaagaacCAATGGCTAGGATACCAAAATGTCATTTTTTCACAAAGACACAAGAATATATATTTTTCGCACCCAATTTAACGTGTACACTTGATCTTTAATTAAAGCATGtgtgatttaaaaaataaattaaATAGTGTAAACTATATTTTTTTAGTATGAAGTGAGGAGTGTGTGCTACCGAGCTGAGAAAGTATCAGGTGCTTCCAGCCTTGAGGCTCAGCCTTGAGTGCTCTCGCTGCTCCAAtgttaaaaaatatatttttaaatgtttAAGAAAAATCCCGAAAAATTGTGAATGTTCATAAAGAACGTGACTATAGTACCTAAAATTTTTAGGTCTAAACTCGAAATACATATTGAAAAACAAAAATGTGAAATCTAACATAAATAGTGTaaaaagacaaaagcaacattgacaccaTTAACATATAAATTTGTCCTTTTTGTTTCCCAATGCCATTTCGAGTTTGGACCTGAAATTCTTAGCGGTTGTAGTCACATTCCTCGTAAGCGTTCATATTTTTTTACACATTTGTTTGAAACATTTAAAAATGTTTTTGTGACATTGGAGCACCGGGAGGAGTACCCCAAGATCTCGACGGTGAGAATGGCAACGGCGCATTGCTCACCAAAAGCGAGAGCGCGATGAGACAAGGAAGGGGGtgaggcggacggcggcggggccaTCGGAATAGGCGGGAGGCGACGACGGGAGGACGGCGGACTCTCGCCGAGGCAGATACAGCGGATTGGCACGAAGAAGTGGAAAGCACATGCCCAGCGGGGGCGCCCCTCTCGCCGTCTTCCTCGTCTCGTCCCTCAAGTCCGGCGCGCGCCTCCGCCACGGGGAGCAGCTCCATGCGCTCGCCGCCAAGTCGGGCCTCCTCGCCTCCAACCCCTTCGTCCGCAACTCCCTCCTCGCCTTCTACGCCCGGCTCCCCTCCCCCcaggcgccggcgctcgcccgccACCTGTTCGACGAAATACCCCTGGCCCTCCGCGACCCCGCCGCCCACAACAccctcctcgccgccctcgcccgcgCGGGCCGGCTCGACCTCGCGCGGCGCATGCTCGCGGAGATGCCCCACAGGGACACCGTCTCGTACACCACCGTCTTGACCGCCCTCGCGCGTGCCGGCCATGCGGAGGACGCCGTGGCCGTCTTCCGTGGCATGCTCGCCCAGGACGTGCCTCCCAACGAGGTGACTCTTGCGGGCGTGCTCACCGCACTGGCCCAGGAGAGGCCCCCGGTGCCGGTGGGTGTGGCGCATGGAGTCGCTGTGCGACGTGGGCTCGACGGATTTCTCATTGTGGCCACCAACCTGGTCCACGCTTATGCAGCAGCGTCACAGGTTTGTTTTGCCCGTGAGATCTTTGAGCAGATGCCGCATAAGAACACAGTCACTTGGAATGCCATGCTTAATGGTTATCTGAAGACTGGGATGGTTCATATGGCTGCTGAGGTTTTTGGGAGGATCCCGGAAAGGGATGCGGTCTCTTGGTTGACGATGATAGATGGGTATATCCGTGCAGATTGTGCATCAGAAGCCCTGAGGGCATATGTTGCCATGATGGCTGAGGTGGACACGAGGGGCAATGCGGCGCTGCTTGTTGATTTGTTAAAGGTGTGTGCTCGACATGCTGCGGTTTTAGAAGGGCAGCAACTACACACAGTCATTCTGAAGGATGGTTTTGATGCCCATCCGTTTGTGCAAGCGACCCTTATCCATTTCTATGGTTCTTGTGATCGTCTTGCCCTTGCCCGGATGCAATTCAAATTATCAGACAAGTCACACATTGCATCTTGGAATGCTCTCATGTCTGGTCTACTACACAGGAACCTAATGCGTGAAGCAAGGCAACTGTTTGATGACATGCCTGAGAGGGACACCATTTCATGGAGTACTTTGTTATCTGGGTATGTACAGAGTGGACATTCAAACAAGGCTTTGCAGCTATTCTACTTGATGCTGGGTGCTGGTGTTGAACCAAACGGCATCACTTTGGCAAGTACTCTATCCGCAGTTGCTGATTCTGGCACATTGGAGCAAGGCAGATTTATTCATGACTATATAATCAGCAAATCAATCCAACTTACAGACAACCTGAGTGCTGGACTGATTGATATGTACGCAAAGTGTGGTAGTGTCGCTGATGCAGTTCAATTATTCAGTTATGTTAAGCATAAGTTATCTTCTGTGTCTCCTTGGAATGCTGTCATCTGCAGTTTAGCCATCCACGGCCATGCACACACGTCGCTTGAACTGTTCTCAGAACTACAAAGCACCAATATTAAGCCCAACTCAGTCACATACATTGGTGTCTTAAATGCATGCTGTCATGCTGGGCTGGTAACCGAAGGGAGGCACCATTTTGAGTCCATGAGGAGAGAATATGGAATCCAACCAACAATTAAACACTATGGTTGCATGGTTGATCTTCTTGGTCGAGCTGGACACTTGGAAGAGGCAGAAAGTCTTATCCAGATGATGCCTATGAAATCAGATGTGGTGATATGGGGCAGCATCCTTGCAGCCGCGAGGACACATGGAAATGTAGCCTTAGGAGAAAAGGCTGTGGAAGAATTGGCCAAGATTGATCCAAACCATGGAGCATCCAAAGTGGCCTTATCTAATATCTTTGCTGAGGCTGCTCGTTGGAATAATGTGTCCTTGGTGAGGAAGGAACTCCAGGACGAAAATATTGAGAGGTTTTCTGGAAGCAGTGGAGTTGTTCAGTAATGGGTCATTTCATTTCCTGATTGGATTCTTCTTGTGCAACAACTATGATAGCAAGCAGTTTCTTTTGTGTGATTATTCATTTGGTTTGCCGTACGTACAGTTATGATTCGTTAAAGAACTAAAATGGCAGCAACTGAATATATATGACAAAGCTGACAGGCAATACATCTCCAGAAAACTGCTATTTTCTTCTTTAGGCAGTTACACTACTCCTTTGCATGTAAAACTGCTATTTAGAAAATCTATGTATGAACTTCAGAACAAAATATTTAATTGCACGTTACTTACCATTATGTCACATGTGCAAATCCTAAAAACATTGTCTTGCTTCCTATCCTTTTGGACCAAATTTGCCTGGCCGTTCTTGCTTTCACTTTCTGCACTATGTTAAAATCACATGGACTATTCAGGAAAAGGTTAGGATGCTACGAGAAATATCAGTCTTTCTTCTCACAATATATGCTTTACACATTTGCTTCAGATATAGGCCTTCTAAATGGTATCCTCGCATCACAGGTTTTGTGTTCAGATTCTATGCAGGCAGATTTAAGATTATCAAGTTCAGTTTTGATTTGCTCTTCTCTGTAGAGATTTTTCATGCTCGATTGTTTTTTTCCATTTACCAATCTAGAATTCATAtgagacatggtttgcatgtcagTGCCGATTACCTCTGGTTTGGTAAAATAGttaacaagtactccctctgtaaacttttataagacgttttaggtcactaaagaagtttatagagggagtactgaTCATGATTCATGTAGGTGGTAAAGGTTGTTACCACAATGGTGTTCCCTTTCTTTCTGTGTAGTTTACAGTGGTACATTGTGGCAAGCTAGCATTCAGTTTTTTTTTCATCCTTAGAAGGGAAGAATTGGCTGCTTCCTAGTTCCCTTTATGTACATCAAGATTTTTTTTCTCAAACAGGCACCTAAGTGCTCGTCATTGTATTAGAAGGAACGCCAAGATGGTGGGAGTCTTACAAAGACGAACTAAAAAATGAAAGCAAAAACAGAAAGCAAAGGCAAAGAAAGAAACATTAAAAGAAAACTGTACACCAGCCTAGCGTCAATTTCAGGGCGTCAATTGCAG comes from Triticum aestivum cultivar Chinese Spring chromosome 5B, IWGSC CS RefSeq v2.1, whole genome shotgun sequence and encodes:
- the LOC123113321 gene encoding pentatricopeptide repeat-containing protein At5g19020, mitochondrial, which translates into the protein MPSGGAPLAVFLVSSLKSGARLRHGEQLHALAAKSGLLASNPFVRNSLLAFYARLPSPQAPALARHLFDEIPLALRDPAAHNTLLAALARAGRLDLARRMLAEMPHRDTVSYTTVLTALARAGHAEDAVAVFRGMLAQDVPPNEVTLAGVLTALAQERPPVPVGVAHGVAVRRGLDGFLIVATNLVHAYAAASQVCFAREIFEQMPHKNTVTWNAMLNGYLKTGMVHMAAEVFGRIPERDAVSWLTMIDGYIRADCASEALRAYVAMMAEVDTRGNAALLVDLLKVCARHAAVLEGQQLHTVILKDGFDAHPFVQATLIHFYGSCDRLALARMQFKLSDKSHIASWNALMSGLLHRNLMREARQLFDDMPERDTISWSTLLSGYVQSGHSNKALQLFYLMLGAGVEPNGITLASTLSAVADSGTLEQGRFIHDYIISKSIQLTDNLSAGLIDMYAKCGSVADAVQLFSYVKHKLSSVSPWNAVICSLAIHGHAHTSLELFSELQSTNIKPNSVTYIGVLNACCHAGLVTEGRHHFESMRREYGIQPTIKHYGCMVDLLGRAGHLEEAESLIQMMPMKSDVVIWGSILAAARTHGNVALGEKAVEELAKIDPNHGASKVALSNIFAEAARWNNVSLVRKELQDENIERFSGSSGVVQ